Proteins encoded together in one Mobula birostris isolate sMobBir1 chromosome 9, sMobBir1.hap1, whole genome shotgun sequence window:
- the LOC140203366 gene encoding hyaluronidase-5-like yields MRCHNFKCSHNNRLSIAIIQFTLLASSCLSQPLPQTVHLLNKISPFTALWNAPTELCDSRFGITIDLSLFEVVGSPLESATGQQITIFYHNRLGYYPYYDELTNEAFNGGLPQLVSLYHHLLKTKEDFQHYIPSDVNPGLAVINWENWRPQWIRNWDQKDIYRIKSIKLVMEQNDLMNMKDATEIAKNEFEEHARELMLATLKLGKSLRPNHLWGYYLYPECYNYNYKDSVVNYTGRCPDIEIARNNELLWLWNESTALFPSIYLQTTLRDSVAAAKFVRHRIEEAKRVAVLSAQEYSPPLYVYTRPVFTDSPMEYLSEIDLLHTIGESAALGTAGFVVWGSLNMTETRLVCLTVDNYVKEVLNPYIVNVTSAAKLCSKILCLNKGRCVRKVWDSAHYLHLNPANFRIRRTNKGYIVIGQASFEDIIFFAENFICQCYAGQTCESVGDIENYITELDTCVNPDYCSINLDTYIEMPTKSQITNLMSTTSSPNSVYSSNGNVGWLVCTAIIACYVVHQMLF; encoded by the exons ATGAGGTGCCATAACTTTAAATGCAGCCACAACAACCGTCTCTCTATAGCAATTATACAGTTTACTCTACTTGCTTCCAGCTGCCTCAGTCAACCATTACCTCAAACTGTGCATCTCTTGAACAAGATCTCCCCCTTCACTGCTTTGTGGAATGCACCCACTGAATTATGTGACAGTCGATTTGGTATAACAATAGATTTGAGCCTGTTTGAAGTTGTTGGCAGCCCCTTAGAATCCGCTACAGGACAACAGATCACAATATTCTACCACAACAGACTTGGCTATTATCCATATTATGATGAGTTGACTAACGAAGCTTTTAATGGTGGCTTACCTCAGCTGGTGTCTTTATACCATCACCTATTAAAGACGAAGGAAGATTTTCAGCACTATATTCCTTCAGATGTGAATCCTGGACTAGCAGTGATAAACTGGGAAAACTGGAGGCCACAGTGGATAAGAAATTGGGACCAGAAAGATATTTACAGAATAAAATCTATCAAGCTGGTTATGGAACAAAATGATCTAATGAATATGAAAGATGCAACTGAGATTGCCAAGAATGAATTTGAAGAACATGCAAGAGAATTAATGTTAGCAACTTTAAAGTTGGGTAAATCATTAAGACCAAATCACTTATGGGGATATTACTTGTACCCAGAGTGTTATAATTACAACTACAAGGATTCAGTTGTTAACTACACAGGGAGATGCCCTGATATTGAAATAGCAAGAAACAATGAACTTCTCTGGCTTTGGAATGAAAGCACAGCACTTTTCCCATCCATTTATCTGCAGACAACACTACGAGATTCAGTCGCTGCTGCTAAGTTTGTACGTCACCGTATCGAAGAAGCAAAGCGTGTGGCAGTACTTTCTGCCCAGGAGTACTCTCCTCCTCTGTATGTTTACACCCGCCCTGTGTTCACTGATTCTCCCATGGAATATCTATCTGAG ATTGATCTTCTCCACACTATTGGGGAAAGTGCTGCTCTGGGAACAGCTGGGTTTGTTGTATGGGGCAGTTTGAATATGACAGAAACAAGG CTGGTGTGTTTGACCGTTGATAACTACGTTAAAGAAGTCCTGAATCCTTACATTGTTAATGTGACATCTGCAGCCAAGCTCTGCAGTAAAATACTGTGCCTCAACAAAGGGCGGTGTGTGCGGAAGGTCTGGGACTCTGCTCATTACCTGCATTTGAACCCTGCGAACTTCAGAATAAGGAGAACCAACAAAGGATACATAGTTATAGGACAAGCTTCTTTTGAAGATATAATCTTCTTTGCTGAAAATTTTATTTGCCAGTGCTATGCAGGGCAGACTTGTGAATCGGTTGGTGATATAGAGAACTATATCACTGAACTGGACACCTGTGTTAATCCAGACTATTGCAGCATCAATCTGGATACCTACATAGAAATGCCCACCAAGTCACAAATTACAAATCTAATGTCAACTACGTCTTCCCCAAATTCTGTTTATTCTAGCAATGGCAATGTTGGCTGGCTAGTTTGTACAGCTATTATTGCATGCTATGTAGTGCATCAAATGCTGTTTTGA